The following proteins are co-located in the Nitrospirota bacterium genome:
- a CDS encoding NADH-quinone oxidoreductase subunit C translates to MIAREKLNQLKEQFGPALLRADLPDNRNLFAFVEPGALKAICKFIFRDLDARYITSIGVDDRPFSGTFLVAHNFAFDKDHLLCSVLVHVPADKPEVDSITDVVPAASWAEREMRDMLGIEPVGHRYPKRLVLPDGWPDGLHPLRKDMSWDHVPENYDEDREFLFDDPPEGCMVVPFGPFHPTLDEPSHFRLYVEGEMVRGCEYRGFMVHRGIEKLAESVMSYNDINMLAERICGICGCVHSVAYSQSVEAAAAIKPPPRAEYMRTIMLEIERLHSHLLWVGLACHIVGFDTLFMQSFRIREPIMWIAEKITGNRKTYALCLIGGVRWDIGPDLKTELLHVLDTLEAEWKAVVDAVSKDKNIQKRTRGVGVADNRAVKDLGLLGPVARSAGVDMDCRRDHPYAAYDRVDFNVIVERDGDVWSRILVRAREVFESIKIIRQCLEKMEEGPLHVTIEDELPVGRMGLSSVEAPRGESHHFVITGENNRPRRWRVRAPTYQNLQAIPMMIKDQQIADMTISLGSIDPCFSCTDRMETIDLKSGVSRVWSQKELEELARKKNHK, encoded by the coding sequence ATGATCGCACGCGAAAAGCTGAATCAGTTAAAAGAACAGTTCGGCCCCGCTTTGCTGCGCGCCGATTTGCCGGACAACCGGAATTTGTTCGCCTTCGTCGAGCCCGGCGCGCTGAAGGCGATCTGCAAATTTATTTTCCGTGATCTCGATGCACGCTATATAACCAGCATCGGCGTGGACGATCGGCCGTTCTCCGGCACGTTCCTCGTTGCGCACAACTTCGCTTTTGATAAGGACCATCTGCTGTGCAGCGTGCTTGTTCATGTTCCCGCGGACAAACCGGAAGTGGACAGCATCACCGACGTGGTGCCTGCCGCCAGCTGGGCCGAGCGTGAAATGCGCGATATGCTGGGCATTGAACCAGTGGGCCATCGCTATCCCAAGCGGCTCGTTCTGCCGGACGGCTGGCCCGACGGCCTCCATCCGCTTCGCAAGGACATGAGCTGGGACCACGTTCCGGAAAACTACGATGAGGACCGGGAGTTCCTGTTCGACGACCCGCCGGAGGGCTGCATGGTCGTGCCGTTCGGACCGTTCCATCCCACGCTCGACGAGCCGTCGCATTTCCGCCTCTATGTGGAAGGCGAAATGGTGCGCGGCTGTGAATATCGCGGGTTCATGGTGCACCGCGGCATCGAAAAGCTCGCGGAATCGGTGATGTCGTACAATGACATCAATATGCTGGCCGAGCGCATTTGCGGCATCTGCGGCTGCGTGCACAGCGTTGCTTACTCGCAATCCGTCGAGGCCGCCGCGGCCATCAAGCCGCCGCCGCGCGCCGAATACATGCGCACCATCATGCTCGAGATCGAGCGGCTGCACAGCCACCTGCTGTGGGTGGGCCTTGCCTGCCATATCGTCGGTTTCGATACCCTGTTCATGCAAAGCTTCCGCATCCGGGAACCGATCATGTGGATCGCTGAAAAGATCACCGGAAACCGCAAGACCTACGCGCTTTGCCTCATCGGCGGCGTGCGCTGGGACATCGGCCCGGACCTGAAAACCGAACTCCTTCATGTCCTTGATACGCTCGAAGCCGAATGGAAGGCCGTCGTTGACGCCGTGAGCAAGGACAAGAACATTCAAAAGCGCACCCGGGGCGTGGGCGTTGCCGATAATCGCGCGGTGAAGGACCTCGGCCTCCTCGGTCCCGTTGCGCGCTCCGCCGGTGTTGACATGGACTGCCGGCGCGATCATCCCTACGCGGCGTATGACCGTGTTGATTTCAACGTGATCGTTGAACGGGACGGCGATGTCTGGTCGCGCATCCTGGTCCGGGCCAGGGAAGTGTTCGAGTCCATCAAGATCATCCGCCAGTGCCTGGAGAAAATGGAAGAAGGTCCGCTTCACGTGACAATAGAAGACGAACTGCCTGTCGGCCGCATGGGTCTGTCGTCGGTTGAAGCCCCGCGCGGCGAGAGCCATCATTTCGTCATCACCGGCGAGAACAACCGACCGCGCCGCTGGCGGGTCCGGGCGCCGACCTATCAGAACCTCCAGGCAATACCGATGATGATCAAGGACCAGCAGATCGCCGACATGACGATATCCCTCGGGAGCATTGATCCCTGTTTCTCGTGTACGGACCGGATGGAGACGATCGATCTAAAGTCGGGTGTTTCAAGGGTGTGGTCTCAGAAGGAATTGGAGGAACTGGCGCGGAAGAAGAATCATAAATAA
- a CDS encoding NADH-quinone oxidoreductase subunit H: protein MDNTMIRTILGGLANVCMVLLVAPLCQGVLRKVTAIIQSRQGPPIWQPYYDLLKLLGKEDLESGDSPVMQRFAAYLSLATVLTVACLVPMGFSAPMNGHGDVILLIYLLTLSGICTLLAGLSAGSTYSLVGISRQMMIMIALEPLFAVAIIIGAIHTRSFRLDMVLNGSVYANDGFPWSGLIMLGVMLLSFQAFVERVPFDIGEAETEIMEGPLMEYSGPKLAMFKYASMVKLIIYSALFVAMFAPWGSGLLFPLGWLLFWAKVVVMILLVTLVAATHARYRIDQALRFFAALLVVALSALVLAGYGF from the coding sequence ATGGACAATACAATGATCAGGACGATACTGGGCGGACTGGCGAATGTGTGCATGGTGTTGCTGGTGGCGCCCTTGTGTCAGGGGGTACTGCGCAAGGTCACGGCAATCATCCAGTCCCGTCAGGGTCCGCCGATCTGGCAGCCTTACTACGATCTGCTGAAATTGCTCGGCAAGGAAGACCTTGAATCGGGCGATTCACCGGTCATGCAGCGCTTCGCGGCATATCTGTCACTGGCGACCGTGCTTACCGTGGCGTGCCTCGTGCCGATGGGGTTTTCCGCCCCGATGAACGGGCACGGGGACGTCATTCTGCTGATCTATCTTCTGACCCTTTCGGGCATCTGCACGCTGCTGGCGGGGCTGTCGGCAGGCTCCACCTATTCTCTCGTCGGCATCAGCCGCCAGATGATGATCATGATTGCGCTGGAACCGCTGTTTGCCGTGGCCATCATTATCGGCGCGATCCATACGCGGTCCTTCCGGCTGGATATGGTGCTGAACGGTTCGGTTTACGCCAACGACGGTTTCCCGTGGTCGGGGCTTATCATGCTGGGTGTGATGCTGTTGTCGTTCCAGGCATTCGTAGAGCGCGTTCCCTTCGATATCGGCGAGGCGGAAACGGAGATCATGGAAGGCCCGCTCATGGAGTATTCAGGACCGAAGCTGGCGATGTTCAAGTATGCGTCGATGGTGAAACTGATCATCTACAGCGCGCTGTTCGTGGCGATGTTCGCGCCCTGGGGTTCGGGACTCCTGTTCCCGTTGGGATGGCTGCTGTTCTGGGCAAAGGTGGTCGTCATGATACTGCTGGTGACGCTGGTGGCGGCGACACACGCGCGCTACCGCATTGACCAGGCCCTCCGCTTTTTTGCTGCACTGCTGGTGGTTGCGCTGTCAGCGCTGGTCCTTGCAGGCTACGGATTCTGA
- a CDS encoding 4Fe-4S binding protein — translation MSVLSKLKEAIVCLKAGRVTLPYPAQPRPAPPKFRGRPIFDATKCIGCGGCASNCPAREILIVDICQELRIVKYLGRRCAYCGRCADVCPEKAITMSLEFETATNSIGDISQKLELFMSTCQRCGRCFKEPSPLEQLKMKGYRFDDLKNDRWIFKSQSYLGDEPVVDDIKLEME, via the coding sequence ATGTCTGTCCTGAGCAAACTGAAAGAAGCGATCGTCTGCCTGAAAGCGGGGCGGGTGACACTGCCCTATCCAGCGCAACCAAGGCCGGCGCCGCCGAAGTTCAGGGGCAGGCCCATCTTCGATGCAACGAAGTGTATCGGCTGCGGCGGCTGCGCAAGCAATTGTCCGGCGCGCGAGATCCTGATTGTCGATATCTGCCAGGAACTCCGCATCGTAAAGTACCTCGGACGCCGGTGCGCCTACTGCGGCCGGTGCGCCGATGTCTGCCCGGAGAAGGCCATCACCATGAGCCTTGAATTCGAGACAGCTACCAACAGCATCGGCGACATCAGCCAGAAGCTGGAACTGTTCATGAGCACGTGCCAGCGCTGCGGCCGCTGCTTCAAGGAGCCGTCTCCGCTGGAACAGCTGAAGATGAAAGGGTACCGGTTCGACGATCTGAAGAACGATCGGTGGATCTTCAAGTCACAAAGCTATCTCGGAGATGAGCCGGTTGTGGATGATATAAAGCTGGAGATGGAATGA
- a CDS encoding NADH-quinone oxidoreductase subunit B family protein translates to MLKNLCKKMFGRSLWVYHANSGGCNGCDIEVLNVLTPYYDAERFGIKLVGSPRHADVMLCQGPAMRSTAKALKRAYEAMPAPKLVFAIGSCACCGGMWHDSYPVIGPVEKILPVNYYIPGCPPRPEAIIYGVAVALGLVDKKTAPVQLKQMEYPIPRYHPSDLHTQNDMVVYEKIDKI, encoded by the coding sequence ATGCTCAAAAATCTCTGCAAGAAAATGTTCGGCCGTTCGTTATGGGTCTACCATGCCAACAGCGGCGGCTGCAATGGCTGCGACATCGAGGTGTTGAATGTGCTCACGCCCTATTATGATGCGGAGCGCTTCGGTATTAAGCTGGTCGGCTCACCGCGCCATGCGGACGTGATGCTTTGCCAGGGCCCGGCCATGCGTTCCACCGCGAAGGCGCTCAAGCGGGCATATGAGGCCATGCCTGCTCCCAAGCTGGTGTTCGCAATCGGTTCCTGCGCCTGCTGCGGCGGTATGTGGCATGACTCGTACCCCGTCATCGGGCCGGTGGAGAAAATACTGCCGGTGAACTATTACATCCCCGGCTGCCCTCCGCGGCCTGAAGCAATCATTTATGGCGTTGCGGTCGCGCTCGGTCTCGTGGATAAAAAGACCGCGCCGGTCCAGTTAAAACAGATGGAGTACCCGATCCCGCGATACCATCCCAGCGACCTTCACACCCAGAACGACATGGTAGTGTACGAGAAAATTGATAAGATATGA
- a CDS encoding epimerase yields MKVLLFGATGMIGQGVLRECLLSPDVQLVQTIGRSATGREHQKLREIVRQNLFDYSGLAADLTGFDACFFCLGVSSAGMKEEDYERVTYGITLAAAKALAPLNPDMTFIYVSGMGTDSSEQGSIMWARVKGKTENALLRLPFKAVYLFRPAGIQPLHGIKSKTKLYRVIYALSAPLFPLLNALFPHYLTTTEKIGRAMINVAMRGFPKQILETRDINSAATCG; encoded by the coding sequence TTGAAAGTCCTCCTTTTTGGCGCTACCGGTATGATCGGGCAAGGCGTCCTGCGAGAGTGTCTGCTGAGCCCCGATGTCCAACTGGTGCAAACGATCGGGCGAAGTGCCACAGGCAGAGAGCATCAGAAACTCCGCGAGATCGTCCGCCAGAACCTATTCGATTACTCGGGCCTGGCAGCTGACCTCACGGGTTTCGATGCCTGCTTCTTTTGTCTGGGTGTTTCGTCAGCAGGGATGAAGGAAGAAGATTATGAACGGGTGACGTATGGGATCACCCTTGCGGCGGCAAAGGCCCTGGCACCATTAAATCCTGACATGACGTTCATCTATGTATCAGGCATGGGAACGGACAGCTCCGAGCAAGGCAGCATCATGTGGGCGCGGGTGAAGGGTAAAACCGAAAACGCGCTGCTTCGCCTGCCGTTCAAGGCAGTATATCTTTTTCGCCCAGCAGGCATTCAGCCGCTGCATGGCATCAAGTCGAAAACAAAGCTTTACCGTGTCATATACGCGCTCTCCGCACCGCTCTTTCCCTTGTTGAATGCGCTCTTTCCGCACTATCTGACTACCACCGAGAAGATAGGGCGCGCGATGATCAATGTCGCGATGCGCGGTTTCCCGAAACAGATACTCGAAACCCGGGATATAAACAGCGCCGCAACCTGCGGTTAA